The following are from one region of the Archangium lipolyticum genome:
- a CDS encoding PQQ-dependent sugar dehydrogenase, whose protein sequence is MKRRLLSAVLFTMSFLVSPGCAEDSASAPQELELDTSDSGTPVGSSTDAETDAGSDAGSTLSPFGLDARPSNTTCIAPARPVESTGVTTQPAFSRLTFNQPLFVLQAPGDASRVFVVQRGGIVRVFANNDTVSTASTFINITSRVNSGAGGEAGLLGMAFHPRFATNREVFLSYTGYGGTTNLRSVISRFKSLDNGATLDPNSEQVLLTVEQPYNNHNGGGIAFGPDGYLYIGLGDGGSGGDPQNNAQNLNSLLGKFLRIDVNGAAPYAIPPTNPFSRGGGKPEIYAWGLRNPWRWSFDRATGELWVGDVGQNALEEVDRVVLGGNYGWRIMEADQCYNPKPCSSAGLIGPIVQYPRSEGASITGGYVYRGTAIPALVGRFIYGDYVSGRIWAVKNDPTTGTASPQLLVDTTFGISSFGELANGEVLLTDINSGKLHKLVPSGTLPPDTFPKKLSETGCVNPANPQQPASGLIPYDLNSPLWSDGADKQRFLAIPDGTRIHVNADGDFELPVGTVLMKTFSLGGRRVETRLFMRHPDGSWGGYSYEWNEAQTDATLLPSNKTVRVGTQDWYIPSRAECVRCHTSAAGFSLGLELGQQNRDFTYPSTGRTANQLVTLAHIGMFDAALPGEPSALPRYPPPSGSDAVESRARSYLHANCSGCHRPGGSGRGNADLRFGTPLAQAGLCNVTPEQGSLGITNAKLVAPGDASRSIVSVRMHALDAYRMPPLASRVVDTAGTGVIDAWIGSLTGCP, encoded by the coding sequence ATGAAGAGAAGACTCTTGTCGGCGGTCCTGTTCACGATGTCGTTTCTTGTTTCACCCGGTTGCGCGGAGGACAGTGCTTCCGCGCCACAGGAACTGGAGCTGGACACTTCGGATTCGGGCACACCGGTCGGGAGCTCCACGGACGCGGAGACGGATGCGGGGTCGGATGCGGGCAGCACGCTGTCTCCCTTTGGCCTGGATGCCCGCCCCTCGAACACCACCTGCATCGCTCCGGCGCGTCCCGTGGAGAGCACGGGCGTCACCACGCAGCCCGCGTTCTCCAGGCTGACCTTCAACCAGCCGCTCTTCGTCCTGCAGGCACCCGGTGACGCGTCCCGCGTCTTCGTGGTGCAGCGCGGGGGCATCGTCCGGGTCTTCGCCAACAACGACACGGTGAGCACGGCTTCGACCTTCATCAACATCACCAGCCGGGTGAACTCCGGCGCGGGTGGCGAGGCCGGGCTGTTGGGCATGGCCTTCCATCCCCGGTTCGCCACCAACCGGGAGGTGTTCCTCTCGTATACGGGCTATGGCGGGACGACCAACCTGCGCTCCGTCATCTCCCGCTTCAAGAGCCTCGACAATGGCGCGACGCTGGATCCCAACAGTGAGCAGGTGCTCCTCACGGTCGAGCAGCCCTACAACAACCACAACGGCGGTGGCATCGCCTTCGGGCCGGATGGCTACCTCTACATCGGCCTGGGGGATGGGGGCTCCGGTGGCGACCCGCAGAACAACGCGCAGAACCTCAACAGCCTGCTCGGCAAGTTCCTGCGCATCGACGTGAACGGCGCCGCTCCTTACGCCATCCCTCCCACCAACCCCTTCAGCCGGGGCGGTGGCAAGCCGGAGATCTACGCCTGGGGTCTGCGCAATCCGTGGCGCTGGAGCTTCGACCGGGCCACCGGTGAGCTCTGGGTGGGAGACGTGGGGCAGAACGCTCTCGAGGAGGTGGACCGCGTCGTCCTCGGTGGCAACTACGGCTGGCGCATCATGGAGGCGGACCAGTGCTACAACCCGAAGCCGTGCAGCAGCGCCGGACTGATTGGTCCCATCGTCCAATACCCGCGCAGTGAGGGCGCTTCCATCACTGGCGGCTACGTCTACCGTGGCACCGCCATCCCCGCCCTGGTGGGGCGCTTCATCTACGGCGACTACGTCTCCGGCAGGATCTGGGCGGTGAAGAACGACCCCACCACCGGCACGGCCTCGCCGCAGCTCCTGGTGGACACCACCTTCGGCATCTCCTCCTTCGGGGAGCTGGCCAATGGAGAGGTGCTGCTGACGGACATCAACAGCGGCAAGCTCCACAAGCTGGTGCCGTCCGGCACGCTCCCTCCCGACACCTTCCCCAAGAAGCTGTCGGAGACGGGCTGCGTCAATCCGGCCAACCCCCAGCAGCCCGCCTCCGGGCTCATCCCGTATGATCTCAACTCCCCGCTCTGGTCGGATGGCGCGGACAAGCAGCGCTTCCTCGCCATCCCGGACGGGACGCGGATCCACGTGAACGCGGACGGGGACTTCGAGCTGCCGGTGGGGACCGTGTTGATGAAGACGTTCTCCCTGGGAGGCCGGCGCGTGGAGACGCGGCTCTTCATGCGCCACCCGGACGGGAGCTGGGGCGGCTACAGCTACGAGTGGAACGAAGCGCAGACGGACGCCACGCTGCTGCCCTCGAACAAGACGGTGCGGGTCGGCACCCAGGACTGGTACATCCCCAGCCGCGCCGAGTGCGTCCGGTGTCACACCAGCGCGGCGGGGTTCTCGCTGGGGCTCGAGCTGGGACAGCAGAACCGGGACTTCACCTATCCCTCCACGGGCCGCACCGCCAACCAGCTCGTGACGCTGGCGCACATCGGCATGTTCGATGCCGCGCTCCCGGGCGAGCCCTCGGCCCTGCCGCGCTACCCGCCTCCGAGCGGGAGCGATGCCGTGGAGAGCCGGGCCCGCTCCTATCTGCACGCCAACTGCTCGGGGTGTCACCGCCCGGGTGGGTCGGGCCGGGGCAACGCGGACCTGCGCTTCGGCACGCCGCTGGCCCAGGCTGGCCTGTGCAACGTGACGCCCGAGCAGGGCTCCCTGGGCATCACCAACGCGAAGCTGGTGGCTCCCGGTGATGCCTCGCGCTCCATCGTGTCGGTGCGGATGCACGCGCTGGATGCCTACCGGATGCCACCGCTGGCCAGCCGCGTGGTGGACACGGCGGGCACCGGCGTGATCGATGCCTGGATTGGCTCGCTCACCGGCTGTCCGTGA
- a CDS encoding DUF2378 family protein: MIGGQASCDEDSGLGTKEELQRRLSLATPADTVRGFAINNMLGALRQELGDEAVKHCLQQIAEKSIHSFFYYPVGNHLRVLYTTAWMLSEKYGGFDAAVRRIGRGLAPEFLSSVVGRAFLALTRQGPKQLIDHVPMAFRAVTTFGEGTVRWTSPKSGVLSTKRDFLLYVSHEAGLMSLFRTLKIQGAWVRGRQVGPLDNEVEFAWE, from the coding sequence ATGATCGGCGGTCAAGCCTCCTGCGACGAAGACTCTGGCCTCGGCACGAAAGAGGAGTTGCAGCGGCGGCTGTCGCTGGCGACTCCCGCGGACACCGTGCGCGGGTTCGCCATCAACAACATGCTGGGGGCACTGCGGCAGGAGCTGGGTGACGAGGCGGTGAAGCACTGCCTCCAGCAGATCGCGGAGAAGAGCATCCACAGCTTCTTCTACTACCCCGTCGGCAACCACCTCCGGGTGCTGTACACCACGGCGTGGATGCTGAGCGAGAAGTACGGCGGCTTCGATGCCGCGGTGCGACGCATCGGGCGGGGGCTGGCTCCGGAGTTCCTGTCCTCCGTCGTGGGCAGAGCGTTCCTGGCGCTGACCCGGCAGGGGCCGAAGCAACTGATCGATCACGTACCGATGGCCTTCCGGGCGGTGACGACCTTCGGGGAGGGCACGGTGCGGTGGACGAGCCCGAAGAGCGGCGTCCTCTCCACGAAGCGCGACTTCCTGCTCTACGTGAGCCACGAGGCCGGGTTGATGAGCCTGTTCCGCACCTTGAAGATCCAGGGCGCCTGGGTGCGCGGCCGTCAGGTCGGGCCCCTGGATAACGAGGTGGAGTTCGCCTGGGAGTAG
- a CDS encoding PhnD/SsuA/transferrin family substrate-binding protein, whose amino-acid sequence MTTSTAPIRFMLFPSLGEVREHVRVDLFGRALSERLGRPVVVELAPTYEALEAELAAGRVDMAWGTSEQCTAFEPRARAVLRAVRSGSWHYHSALVCRADAPLTLETLEGKRAAWVAPRSTGGHLLPMRFLESRGLRPEEVLSEQRFLGTYRKALQAVLSGESDVAAIFSNHPDEHAMRATLASYLGADAPRLVPFVFTEATLSDGIILTRRLSEEDAAALVSVLTRMNTDGSGLEMLMGPFRVEGFVLPSSEARVGTPARRASRSAEYVAAELDGELRCLRLFSPSGRVFGRDVRGAEGRTLTEVLGAEAAEPLMALVRAVRHGGEGGRLEYCLEIEGETRCYAAEITPCTPAPGDAGERLGLLVRDVSGMRALEEPLYRLASFPLLHPEPLLELGMDGALRYANPASHKAFPDLVMRGAEHPLMEAALAWAWRGAASGEPAPTVHLDGRYWELTVAQLWDPPGLRVFAKDVTLRKQMEARLIQADRLSALGSLAAAVGHEMNNPLAFMLANLTFVREELERLGELLRERGDAQAKELDDVLEALAETSEGASRLKHIVRDLRTLSRKPPEHQARVQVQPVLENALKLIRGELHHRARLEKDFHDVPAVDGDEARLSQLFLNLLLNAVQSMDAGAAADNVLRVAAYTGPDGEVVVEVQDTGKGLRPELLSRIFEPFVTARPSSTGLGLSVSHAIVTSLGGTLRAESREGRGTLLTVTLPPAAELASPYPAPALLAG is encoded by the coding sequence GTGACCACATCTACCGCCCCCATCCGTTTCATGCTCTTCCCCTCGCTGGGGGAGGTGCGCGAGCACGTTCGGGTCGATCTGTTCGGACGTGCGCTGTCCGAGCGGTTGGGCCGCCCGGTGGTGGTGGAGCTGGCGCCCACGTACGAGGCGCTGGAGGCTGAGCTGGCGGCGGGCCGGGTGGACATGGCCTGGGGCACGTCGGAGCAGTGCACGGCCTTCGAGCCGCGGGCGCGGGCGGTGCTGCGCGCGGTGCGCTCGGGGAGCTGGCACTACCACTCGGCGCTGGTGTGCCGCGCGGACGCGCCCCTCACGCTGGAGACGCTCGAGGGCAAGCGCGCCGCGTGGGTGGCTCCGCGCTCGACGGGCGGACACCTGCTGCCCATGCGCTTCCTGGAGTCGCGGGGGCTGCGGCCGGAAGAGGTCCTCTCGGAGCAGCGCTTCCTGGGCACGTACCGCAAGGCGCTGCAGGCGGTGCTCTCCGGCGAGTCGGACGTGGCCGCCATCTTCTCCAACCACCCGGACGAGCATGCCATGCGGGCCACCCTGGCCTCCTACCTGGGGGCCGATGCGCCCAGGCTCGTCCCGTTCGTCTTCACCGAGGCCACGCTGTCCGACGGCATCATCCTCACCCGGCGCCTGTCCGAGGAGGACGCCGCCGCGCTGGTGTCCGTGCTCACGCGGATGAACACCGATGGCTCGGGCCTGGAGATGCTGATGGGGCCCTTCCGGGTGGAGGGCTTCGTGCTCCCGTCGTCGGAGGCCCGGGTGGGGACTCCGGCGCGGCGGGCGTCGCGGAGCGCGGAGTACGTGGCGGCGGAGCTGGATGGGGAGCTGCGGTGCCTGCGGCTGTTCTCGCCCTCGGGCAGGGTGTTTGGCCGGGACGTGAGGGGGGCCGAGGGCCGGACGCTGACGGAGGTACTTGGGGCGGAGGCGGCGGAGCCGCTGATGGCGCTGGTGCGCGCGGTGCGCCACGGAGGCGAGGGAGGCCGGCTGGAGTATTGCCTGGAGATCGAAGGCGAGACGCGCTGCTACGCGGCGGAGATCACCCCGTGCACGCCGGCTCCCGGAGATGCTGGGGAGCGCCTGGGCCTGCTGGTGCGAGACGTGTCGGGCATGCGCGCGCTGGAGGAGCCGCTGTACCGGCTGGCCTCCTTCCCGTTGCTGCACCCCGAGCCGCTGCTGGAGCTGGGCATGGACGGGGCGCTGCGCTATGCCAACCCGGCCTCGCACAAGGCCTTCCCGGATCTGGTGATGCGGGGCGCGGAGCACCCGTTGATGGAGGCGGCGCTGGCGTGGGCCTGGCGTGGCGCGGCCTCGGGCGAGCCCGCGCCCACGGTGCACCTCGATGGCCGGTACTGGGAGCTGACGGTGGCGCAGCTGTGGGATCCGCCGGGCCTGCGGGTATTCGCCAAGGACGTGACGCTGCGCAAGCAGATGGAGGCACGGCTCATCCAGGCGGATCGCCTGTCGGCACTGGGCTCGCTGGCTGCGGCGGTGGGGCACGAGATGAACAACCCGCTGGCCTTCATGCTGGCCAACCTGACCTTCGTACGCGAGGAGCTGGAGCGGCTGGGGGAGTTGCTGCGCGAGCGGGGCGATGCCCAGGCGAAGGAGCTGGATGATGTGCTGGAGGCCCTGGCCGAGACGTCGGAGGGGGCGAGCCGGCTGAAGCACATCGTGAGGGATCTGCGGACGCTCTCGCGCAAGCCGCCGGAGCACCAGGCGCGGGTGCAGGTGCAGCCGGTGCTGGAGAACGCGCTGAAGCTCATCCGCGGCGAGCTGCACCACCGGGCGCGGTTGGAGAAGGACTTCCACGACGTGCCGGCGGTGGACGGGGACGAGGCGCGGCTGAGCCAGCTCTTCCTCAATCTGCTGCTCAACGCGGTGCAGTCGATGGATGCGGGGGCGGCCGCGGACAACGTGCTGCGGGTGGCCGCCTACACGGGGCCGGACGGGGAGGTGGTGGTGGAGGTCCAGGACACGGGCAAGGGCCTGCGGCCCGAGTTGCTCTCACGCATCTTCGAGCCCTTCGTCACGGCGCGGCCGAGCAGCACGGGCCTGGGGCTGTCGGTGAGCCACGCCATCGTGACGAGCCTGGGCGGCACGCTTCGCGCGGAGAGCCGCGAGGGGCGGGGCACCCTGCTCACCGTCACGCTGCCTCCGGCGGCCGAGCTGGCCTCGCCGTACCCGGCCCCGGCCCTGCTCGCGGGGTAG
- a CDS encoding Lrp/AsnC family transcriptional regulator: MHTIFVMIKCELGQTYKTAAMIVDQVDEAAEVYSTSGGYDLLAKFHLDKEQDIGRFVTERIQTLPGIKDTYTITTFSAF, from the coding sequence GTGCACACCATCTTCGTCATGATCAAGTGTGAGCTGGGGCAGACCTACAAGACCGCGGCGATGATCGTCGACCAGGTCGACGAGGCCGCGGAGGTCTACTCCACCTCGGGCGGGTACGACCTGCTGGCCAAGTTCCACCTCGACAAGGAACAGGACATCGGCCGCTTCGTCACCGAGCGCATCCAGACGCTCCCCGGCATCAAGGACACCTACACCATCACCACGTTCAGCGCCTTCTGA
- a CDS encoding fatty acid desaturase family protein codes for MSRATPDFDPASVDVEGFLNDLRALRAEIDASVSEADHAHLRRIERWGRTATVLGLATCWLMPNPLSAVSLSLGRSTRWLLMHHVGHRGYDRVPGAPVERTSKGFAKGGRRYLDWLDWMLPDAWVFEHNVLHHSHTGEDADPDLLERNAEGTLRNPERPLALRYLQLGLLAITWRASYYAPETLASLRRKRRPDGPLTREEWREVLLRGYAPYIAWNFVLLPSLFLPLGAWAGFSALCNSLMAEALTNLHTFLVVGPNHTGEDLYRFDSAPEGRGERYLQQVLGSANYRTGGDLNDYLHLWLNYQIEHHLFPDLSMLQYQRVQPKVRALCEKYGIPYVQESVWTRARKMVDIVVGKSSMKRLARREEASAPGPIPDVA; via the coding sequence ATGTCCCGCGCCACCCCTGACTTCGATCCCGCGTCCGTGGACGTGGAGGGCTTCCTGAACGATCTCCGCGCGCTGCGCGCCGAGATCGACGCCTCCGTCAGTGAGGCGGACCATGCGCACCTGCGGCGCATCGAGCGTTGGGGCCGCACGGCCACGGTGCTCGGACTGGCCACGTGCTGGCTGATGCCCAACCCGCTGAGCGCGGTGTCCCTGAGCCTCGGCCGCTCCACGCGCTGGCTGCTGATGCACCACGTGGGACACCGCGGCTACGACCGTGTCCCGGGCGCTCCCGTCGAGCGCACCAGCAAGGGCTTCGCCAAGGGAGGGCGCCGCTACCTCGACTGGCTCGACTGGATGCTCCCCGATGCCTGGGTGTTCGAGCACAACGTGCTCCACCACTCGCACACCGGAGAGGACGCGGATCCGGACCTGCTCGAGCGCAACGCCGAGGGCACCCTGCGCAACCCGGAGCGTCCCCTCGCGCTGCGCTACCTCCAACTCGGGCTGCTCGCGATCACCTGGCGGGCCAGCTACTACGCCCCGGAGACGCTGGCCTCGCTCCGGCGCAAGCGCCGTCCGGACGGCCCGCTCACCCGTGAGGAGTGGCGCGAGGTGTTGCTGCGCGGCTACGCGCCCTACATCGCCTGGAACTTCGTCCTGTTGCCCTCGCTCTTCCTGCCGCTGGGCGCCTGGGCCGGCTTCAGCGCCCTGTGCAACTCGCTCATGGCAGAGGCGCTCACCAACCTGCACACCTTCCTCGTGGTGGGGCCCAACCACACCGGCGAGGATCTGTACCGCTTCGACTCCGCGCCGGAGGGCCGCGGCGAGCGCTACCTCCAGCAGGTGCTCGGTAGCGCCAACTACCGCACCGGTGGCGACCTGAACGACTACCTCCACCTGTGGCTCAACTACCAGATCGAGCACCACCTCTTCCCGGACCTGTCGATGCTCCAGTACCAGCGCGTGCAGCCGAAGGTGCGCGCGCTGTGCGAGAAGTACGGCATCCCCTACGTGCAGGAGAGCGTCTGGACGCGCGCGCGGAAGATGGTGGACATCGTGGTGGGCAAGAGCTCCATGAAGCGGCTCGCGCGCCGTGAGGAAGCCTCGGCTCCCGGTCCGATTCCCGACGTGGCGTGA
- a CDS encoding NAD-dependent epimerase/dehydratase family protein — protein sequence MNVLVTGATGLIGNAIVRRLKERGGRVRVLVRDPERAARVLPAGVEPVRGDVTVPDSLPAAMKDVEWLFHAAGMPEQWQPDASIFDRVNRQGTVNVLRAALAARVKRVVYTSTMDVFAAPRGGTLVETNIDTEPKPTAYERSKQDAEREAEAIRREGLELVYVNPGAVYGPSPVHVGLNSFFIQVLDRKVPALPPGGMPVAYVDGVADAHLAAAERGIPGERYLLADTHVSNAELAREILRVEGAGGRVPPTAPEALMKLLSAVSAPLARTFGFTPLIAPGQLSFLLWDARVDASKARRELGFTPSPLAEGVERTVTFLREEGLVRSVRQ from the coding sequence ATGAACGTGCTCGTAACGGGGGCCACGGGCCTCATTGGGAACGCGATTGTCCGGCGGTTGAAGGAGCGGGGAGGCCGGGTGCGAGTGCTGGTGCGCGATCCGGAGCGGGCCGCGCGCGTCCTACCGGCGGGCGTGGAACCGGTACGCGGTGACGTGACGGTGCCGGACTCGCTGCCAGCGGCCATGAAGGACGTGGAGTGGCTGTTCCACGCCGCGGGCATGCCCGAGCAGTGGCAGCCGGATGCATCCATCTTCGACCGGGTGAACCGCCAGGGAACGGTGAACGTGCTCCGGGCCGCACTGGCGGCGCGGGTGAAGCGGGTGGTGTACACCTCGACGATGGACGTCTTCGCCGCGCCACGTGGGGGCACGCTGGTGGAGACGAACATCGACACCGAGCCGAAGCCCACCGCCTACGAGCGCTCCAAGCAGGACGCGGAGCGGGAGGCCGAGGCCATCCGGCGCGAGGGGCTCGAGCTCGTCTACGTCAATCCAGGCGCGGTCTACGGGCCGAGCCCCGTCCACGTGGGCCTCAACTCGTTCTTCATCCAGGTGCTCGACCGGAAGGTGCCGGCCCTGCCTCCCGGGGGGATGCCGGTGGCGTACGTGGACGGGGTGGCGGATGCGCACCTCGCGGCGGCCGAGCGCGGCATTCCGGGGGAGCGCTACCTCCTCGCCGATACCCATGTGAGCAACGCGGAGCTGGCGCGGGAGATCCTCCGCGTGGAGGGGGCGGGAGGGCGCGTGCCTCCCACCGCGCCCGAGGCGCTGATGAAGCTGCTCTCCGCGGTGTCCGCGCCCCTGGCGAGGACCTTCGGCTTCACGCCGCTCATCGCGCCGGGGCAGCTCTCGTTCCTGCTCTGGGACGCGCGCGTGGACGCGAGCAAGGCGCGGCGCGAGCTCGGCTTCACCCCCAGTCCGCTCGCCGAGGGCGTGGAGCGGACCGTGACCTTCCTGCGTGAGGAAGGGCTCGTCCGCTCCGTGCGCCAGTAG